From the genome of Bacteroides sp. MSB163, one region includes:
- a CDS encoding FecR family protein: MNSELLQKYISGNATETEKQHVTEWMQESSENMREYMAQRKLHDIALWRTEPTKAENKQLKKNFTLRTLWIETAKIAAIFAVILLGTHYWSEKQQAEQSESLQSIHVPAGQRAELILADGTKVWLNSLSTLTFPGHFNGDIRNVKLNGEGYFAVTKNEKQPFIVETNKCNVKVLGTEFNVMAYATDSIWETALLEGAVEILIPGTTINGMKLEPNTMASLKGNKLTKGQIKEPDHFLWREGLICFNNVSVKDMLEKLKLYYGVSIIVNNTKILNNRYTGKFRTGDGVEHVLRVLRLNNKFTYKKDDEKNVITIN, from the coding sequence ATGAATTCCGAATTACTCCAAAAATATATATCCGGCAATGCCACCGAAACCGAAAAGCAGCACGTCACCGAGTGGATGCAAGAAAGCTCGGAGAATATGCGTGAATATATGGCACAGCGCAAGCTACATGATATTGCCCTGTGGCGCACAGAACCTACAAAAGCAGAAAATAAGCAATTAAAAAAGAACTTTACATTGCGTACACTTTGGATAGAGACTGCAAAAATAGCAGCAATATTCGCAGTTATTCTATTAGGTACACACTATTGGTCCGAAAAGCAACAAGCAGAACAAAGTGAGTCACTACAATCCATACATGTACCCGCCGGACAACGAGCCGAACTAATATTGGCAGACGGTACTAAAGTATGGCTGAATTCGCTTAGTACGTTAACCTTTCCGGGACATTTCAATGGTGATATCCGGAATGTAAAGCTAAATGGTGAAGGTTACTTTGCTGTCACTAAAAATGAAAAACAACCTTTTATTGTAGAAACAAACAAATGTAATGTCAAGGTATTGGGTACAGAATTCAATGTCATGGCCTACGCAACGGATAGTATCTGGGAAACGGCCTTATTGGAAGGAGCTGTAGAAATCTTAATCCCAGGTACTACAATAAACGGAATGAAGTTGGAACCCAATACAATGGCAAGTCTGAAAGGAAACAAGCTAACAAAAGGACAAATTAAAGAACCTGACCACTTTTTGTGGCGTGAAGGTTTGATTTGTTTCAATAATGTCTCCGTCAAAGACATGCTGGAAAAGCTAAAGCTATATTATGGAGTTAGCATCATTGTCAACAATACCAAAATACTAAACAATCGTTATACAGGTAAATTCAGAACGGGAGATGGAGTAGAACATGTTTTGAGAGTCCTCAGACTGAATAATAAATTTACCTACAAAAAAGATGACGAGAAGAATGTAATCACTATTAATTAA
- the radA gene encoding DNA repair protein RadA codes for MAKDKTVYVCSNCGQDSPKWVGKCPSCGEWNTYVEEVIRKEVVNKRPVSGIETEKQKPIVLSEIEADDEPRIDLHDEELNRVLGGGLVPGSLVLIGGEPGIGKSTLVLQTVLHIPEKRVLYVSGEESARQLKLRADRLSHNSSDCLIVCETSLEQIFVHIKNTRPELVIIDSIQTISTESIESSPGSIAQVRECSASILRFAKETHTPVLLIGHINKEGSIAGPKVLEHIVDTVLQFEGDQHYMYRILRSIKNRFGSTAELGIYEMRQDGLRQVSNPSELLLSQDHEGMSGIAIASAIEGIRPFLIETQALVSSAVYGNPQRSATGFDLRRMNMLLAVLEKRVGFKLAQKDVFLNIAGGLKVNDPAIDLAVISAILSSNMDAAIEPEVCMAGEIGLSGEIRPVNRIEQRIGEAEKLGFKRILLPKYNLQGIDTNKIKIELIPVRKVEEAFRVLFG; via the coding sequence ATGGCAAAAGATAAAACGGTTTATGTGTGCAGCAACTGCGGGCAAGATTCTCCAAAATGGGTAGGCAAATGTCCATCGTGCGGAGAATGGAACACATATGTGGAAGAAGTGATACGAAAGGAAGTCGTCAACAAACGTCCGGTCTCCGGGATAGAGACAGAAAAGCAAAAACCTATTGTTCTTAGTGAAATAGAGGCGGATGATGAGCCGCGTATCGACCTGCACGATGAGGAACTGAACCGGGTATTGGGAGGCGGATTGGTTCCGGGATCTCTGGTACTGATTGGCGGTGAACCGGGAATTGGTAAATCGACTTTGGTACTACAAACTGTACTTCATATCCCTGAAAAGCGCGTTCTCTATGTATCGGGTGAAGAAAGTGCCCGCCAATTAAAATTGCGTGCCGACCGGTTATCGCACAATTCCAGTGATTGCCTTATTGTTTGCGAAACATCATTAGAGCAGATATTCGTACATATCAAGAACACCCGTCCGGAACTAGTAATCATTGATTCTATACAGACCATCTCTACAGAAAGCATAGAATCTTCCCCGGGAAGCATAGCACAAGTACGCGAATGCTCGGCAAGCATCCTGCGCTTTGCCAAAGAAACACATACACCGGTATTGCTTATCGGGCATATCAATAAGGAAGGCAGTATTGCCGGACCAAAAGTTCTGGAACATATCGTAGACACGGTGTTGCAGTTTGAGGGTGACCAGCATTATATGTATCGTATTCTGCGTAGTATCAAGAATCGTTTCGGCAGTACAGCGGAATTGGGTATTTATGAAATGCGTCAGGATGGATTACGGCAAGTCAGTAATCCGTCGGAGTTATTGTTGAGCCAGGATCATGAAGGGATGAGTGGTATAGCGATAGCTTCGGCTATAGAAGGGATACGTCCGTTCCTGATTGAGACACAGGCATTAGTGAGCAGTGCGGTATATGGTAATCCGCAACGTTCGGCCACCGGATTCGACCTTCGAAGGATGAATATGCTGCTGGCGGTACTGGAAAAACGGGTAGGCTTCAAGTTAGCGCAAAAGGATGTATTCCTAAATATTGCAGGAGGATTGAAGGTGAATGATCCGGCAATAGACCTGGCGGTTATCAGTGCCATACTTTCCAGCAATATGGATGCAGCCATCGAACCGGAAGTCTGCATGGCAGGAGAAATCGGATTGTCGGGAGAGATAAGACCTGTGAATCGCATAGAACAACGTATCGGTGAAGCGGAGAAACTGGGATTTAAACGAATTCTGCTTCCGAAATATAATCTGCAAGGAATTGATACGAATAAAATAAAGATAGAACTGATACCAGTGCGGAAGGTAGAGGAGGCGTTCAGGGTACTCTTCGGATGA
- a CDS encoding RNA polymerase sigma-70 factor — MKSTTDIPMSNVIVNSFNEIYTSYYKKSFFFAKSYVHDNLAAEDIASESLIKLWEKLKTEKIDYIEPLLLTILKNKALDYLKHEEVKRTAFESMADWQQQELSIRISTLESCDPNEIFSDEVESIIRETLKSLSDQTRQAFLLSRFENKSNKEIAEQMGISVKGVEYHISKALKALRITLKDYLPLFYFFFYY, encoded by the coding sequence ATGAAAAGCACAACTGACATACCAATGAGCAATGTTATCGTAAATTCTTTTAATGAGATATACACTTCTTATTACAAGAAGTCATTCTTCTTTGCCAAATCATATGTTCATGATAATTTGGCAGCAGAAGATATTGCTTCCGAATCGTTGATTAAATTATGGGAAAAATTAAAAACAGAGAAAATAGATTATATAGAACCGCTCCTACTTACCATATTAAAGAATAAAGCTTTGGACTATCTGAAACACGAAGAAGTCAAACGTACGGCTTTTGAATCTATGGCCGATTGGCAGCAACAGGAACTTTCTATTCGTATTTCTACTTTAGAGTCATGCGATCCCAATGAAATATTCTCGGATGAAGTAGAAAGTATCATCCGGGAAACATTGAAATCACTATCCGACCAAACCCGGCAGGCATTTCTACTAAGTCGGTTCGAAAACAAGTCCAATAAAGAAATTGCCGAACAGATGGGAATTTCCGTAAAAGGAGTGGAATATCATATATCAAAAGCATTAAAGGCATTACGGATAACCTTAAAAGATTATCTTCCTCTATTTTATTTCTTCTTCTATTATTAA
- a CDS encoding NAD(P)/FAD-dependent oxidoreductase, translated as MIQEYQLRVLPEVAANEQRLKEYLVQEKGLNMRDITATRILKRSIDARQRTIFVNLGIRVYQNEMPKDEEFQHTIYNNVEEKPQVIVVGAGPGGLFAALKLIELGLRPIIVERGKDVRERKKDLALISREHTVNPESNYSFGEGGAGAYSDGKLYTRSKKRGNVDKILNVFCQHGASTAILIDAHPHIGTDKLPRVIENMRNTILECGGEVHFETRMDALIIEGDEIKGIETNTGQTILGPVILATGHSARDVYRWLADNNVEIEAKGIAVGVRLEHPSELIDQIQYHNKNGRGKYLPAAEYSFVTQVDGRGVYSFCMCPGGFVVPAASGPQQIVVNGMSPSNRGSRWSNSGMVVELRPEDLEQLTIDNAQLTTPNQQQRNSAANCQLNMMYFQEALEAACWQQGNMRQTAPAQRMLDFTRKKLSYDLPESSYAPGLISSPLHFWIPSFLTERLSKGFQQFGRYSHGFLTNEAVMIGIETRTSAPVRIIRDKDTLQHIRIKGLFPCGEGAGYAGGIVSAGIDGERCAEAVANYFKP; from the coding sequence ATGATACAAGAATACCAACTGCGCGTGCTGCCCGAAGTAGCCGCCAATGAGCAACGATTGAAAGAGTACCTCGTACAGGAAAAAGGACTGAATATGCGGGATATCACTGCTACACGAATACTGAAGCGGAGCATTGATGCCCGTCAACGAACTATATTCGTAAACCTGGGCATACGGGTCTACCAGAACGAAATGCCAAAGGATGAGGAATTCCAGCATACTATATATAATAATGTGGAAGAAAAACCACAAGTCATCGTAGTAGGTGCCGGACCCGGTGGATTGTTTGCCGCACTAAAGCTCATTGAACTTGGACTACGTCCCATCATCGTGGAACGTGGAAAGGATGTGCGCGAACGTAAGAAAGACTTGGCACTCATCAGCCGGGAACACACAGTCAACCCGGAATCCAATTACAGCTTTGGTGAAGGTGGAGCCGGTGCTTATTCGGACGGGAAACTCTATACCCGCAGCAAAAAACGTGGAAATGTGGATAAGATATTGAATGTATTTTGTCAACATGGTGCTTCTACAGCCATACTGATAGATGCACATCCTCATATCGGTACGGATAAATTGCCACGTGTGATAGAGAATATGCGAAATACTATCCTCGAATGTGGCGGAGAAGTACACTTTGAAACACGCATGGATGCCTTGATTATAGAAGGCGATGAGATAAAAGGTATCGAAACCAATACAGGACAGACTATCCTCGGTCCTGTGATTTTGGCAACAGGACATTCCGCACGGGATGTGTATCGCTGGTTAGCGGACAATAATGTAGAAATTGAGGCAAAAGGTATTGCGGTAGGCGTACGTCTAGAACACCCTTCAGAACTAATTGATCAGATACAATATCACAATAAGAACGGACGGGGTAAATATCTGCCTGCCGCCGAATACAGTTTTGTGACACAGGTAGACGGACGAGGGGTATATAGTTTCTGTATGTGCCCGGGTGGTTTCGTGGTACCAGCTGCCAGCGGTCCGCAACAGATTGTGGTAAATGGAATGAGTCCTAGTAACCGCGGGTCGCGTTGGAGCAACTCGGGAATGGTAGTAGAGTTGAGGCCGGAAGACTTGGAGCAATTGACAATTGACAATGCACAATTGACAACTCCAAACCAGCAACAGCGCAATAGCGCAGCCAATTGTCAATTGAACATGATGTATTTTCAGGAGGCCTTAGAGGCCGCCTGCTGGCAGCAAGGCAATATGCGGCAAACAGCTCCTGCACAACGTATGTTGGACTTTACACGCAAAAAGCTGAGTTACGACCTTCCCGAAAGTTCATACGCTCCGGGATTAATATCTTCTCCGCTTCACTTCTGGATACCTTCGTTTCTGACAGAAAGACTAAGTAAAGGTTTTCAGCAATTCGGACGATACAGCCATGGATTCCTCACAAACGAGGCCGTCATGATTGGTATAGAAACACGTACATCAGCTCCCGTACGAATCATAAGAGACAAGGATACATTACAGCACATCCGAATAAAAGGACTGTTCCCTTGCGGGGAAGGAGCCGGATATGCAGGCGGAATCGTATCGGCAGGCATCGACGGAGAACGATGTGCAGAAGCGGTAGCCAACTATTTCAAGCCATAA
- a CDS encoding GxxExxY protein — MEKDINILTGTTLKYAFEVHTQLGPGLLENTYEACLFYELSKADIKVERQKKLPIIYKGITLDTDYRIDLLIEKKLILELKSVESLLPVHSAQLLTYMKLSGLQYGLLLNFNVPSLKYGIKRFIL; from the coding sequence ATGGAAAAAGATATTAATATATTGACGGGGACAACATTAAAATATGCATTTGAAGTACATACTCAATTAGGCCCCGGATTATTGGAGAACACATACGAAGCTTGCCTATTTTATGAGTTAAGTAAAGCTGATATAAAAGTAGAAAGGCAAAAGAAGTTGCCAATCATTTATAAAGGAATTACATTGGATACTGATTATAGAATTGATTTATTAATTGAAAAGAAATTAATATTAGAACTAAAAAGCGTTGAAAGCTTGCTGCCAGTTCACTCCGCTCAGCTTCTTACTTACATGAAGCTAAGCGGTCTGCAATATGGATTATTACTAAACTTCAATGTTCCAAGTCTAAAATACGGTATTAAACGTTTTATTTTATAA